The proteins below come from a single Columba livia isolate bColLiv1 breed racing homer chromosome 26, bColLiv1.pat.W.v2, whole genome shotgun sequence genomic window:
- the TMEM234 gene encoding transmembrane protein 234: MATAGEAAALVLVAVLWGSTGPFLRTGAAGLEGVQRRGRLRQLLAEIRFLGLNYKYVVPFLLNQGGSLLFYLTLASTDLSLAVPLCNSLALIVTLVTGRILGEDVGGKRAVAGMLLTVLGVTLCVAGS, translated from the exons ATGGCGACCGCGG GAGAGGCAGCGGCGCTGGTGCTGGTGGccgtgctgtggggcagcaccgggccgTTCCTGCGCACCGGCGcagcggggctggagggggttcagcgccggggccgcctgcggcagctgctggcagagatCCGCTTCCTGGGCCTCAACTACAAG TACGTGGTGCCGTTTCTGCTCAATCAAGGTGGATCTCTCCTCTTCTACCTCACCTTGGCATCCACAG ATCTGTCCCTGGCAGTGCCGCTCTGTAACTCCCTGGCGCTGATCGTCACGCTGGTGACTGGGAGGATTCTGGGAGAGGATGTTGGTGGTAAAA GGGCTGTGGCAGGAATGCTGCTCACCGTCCTCGGGGTCACGCTCTGCGTTGCTGGTTCGTGA
- the IQCC gene encoding IQ domain-containing protein C — protein MAAAAAGAEAERWRRLLRGVTRLQACVRGHLLRRRFQSLRAQYEAVVREIEGDLEQLEWRGQFLPRPVFVPKKPPQEKPSAPQESVPSDAASAEKPQDKPEPERDQGCSSGNATAQLQSEKEPSSAGEGHAASPKNLGADAKKCTEKSPGESEDRQNDSTVLSAWDSAVLHAESPGASPEIPLEDVKELPRTRAGLQSYRNHLVMELLWLEQAIASRKNYLMLKKQLGIPDP, from the exons atggcggcggcggcggcgggagcggagGCGGAGCGGTGGCGGCGGCTGCTCCGCGGGGTGACCCGCCTGCAG GCCTGCGTGCGGGGGCACCTGCTGCGGCGGCGGTTCCAGAGCCTGCGGGCGCAGTACGAGGCCGTGGTGCGGGAGATCGAAGGAGACCTGGAGCAGCTGGAGTGGAGGGGACAGTTCCTGCCGCGCCCCGTGTTCGTCCCCAAG AAGCCACCGCAGGAGAAGCCTTCGGCTCCGCAGGAATCTGTACCGAGTGACGCGGCCAGCGCAGAAAAACCGCAGGACAAGCCCGAACCTGAACGGgaccagggctgcagcagcgggaACGCTACAGCCCAGCTGCAAAGTGAGAAAGAACCGAGCTCCGCAGGTGAAGGCCACGCAGCGAGCCCCAAAAATCTTGGAGCTGATGCAAAGAAATGCACTGAAAAGTCTCCAGGAGAGAGCGAGGATCGGCAGAACGACAGCACCGTGTTGTCTGCGTGGGACAGCGCGGTCCTGCACGCAGAGTCCCCCGGAGCCAGCCCGG aaatTCCGCTTGAGGACGTAAAGGAGCTTCCTCGAACTCGGGCTGGTCTCCAGTCGTACAGAAATCACTTGGTCATGGAGCTGCTGTGGTTGGAACAAGCCATCGCCAGCCGTAAAAAC tACTTGATGCTGAAAAAGCAGCTGGGGATTCCTGACCCGTAG
- the CCDC28B gene encoding coiled-coil domain-containing protein 28B isoform X1 — protein MQIPALGLRGRVSGGLEDAAGPGPGAGSVPGAGSGLSAGQSPPDGRRLRTKGLPQPPAPLQRRGRDREAPTRLLVPGSELPIPPGAPGAARSSPGEPNPARSGQTPAGPRGPGAGKGPPRAAPVPRRVPGAGMEERRKKRSPKTCLAQPPPPGAPRPLPPSKSASFALPLPAQPSPRQRARLRRSVPGLGGDRQPPGVPPVRGGGSGRYQPVCAPGRASKERGGAARGAPLQHSFLTDVSDVCEMEGGLLSLLSDFHSGKLQAFGKECSFEQLEHVREMQEKLARLHFGLDGCVEELPEEQKKVAADRNLDQLLAHLEELSSSIQKLHLAESPDPEDAAA, from the exons ATGCAAATCCCggcgctggggctgcggggacgAGTGTCCGGCGGGCTCGAGGACGCGGCCGGGCCGGGACCGGGGGCTGGGTCGGTACCAGGGGCCGGATCGGGGCTCAGCGCGGGTCAGTCCCCGCCGGACGGCCGGAGGCTACGGACAAAGGGgctcccgcagcccccggcTCCGCTCCAGCGCAGGGGCCGCGATCGCGAAGCCCCAACCCGGCTGCTGGTGCCCGGGTCCGAGCTCCCGATACCGCCCGGAGCTCCCGGTGCCGCCCGGAGCTCCCCGGGGGAACCCAACCCCGCCCGCTCCGGGCAGACCCCGGCGGGGCCCAGAGGCCCCGGTGCGGGGAAGGGGCCACCGAGAGCCGCGCCCGTCCCGCGCAGGGTCCCCGGTGCCGGGATGGAGGAGCGGAGGAAGAAGCGGAGCCCCAAGACCTGCCTGGCGCAGCCGCCGCCCCCTGGAGCCCCCCGGCCGCTGCCCCCCAGCAAAAGCGCGTCCTTcgcgctgccgctgcccgcCCAGCCCTCGCCCCGCCAGCGCGCCCGGCTCCGGCGGTCagtgccggggctggggggtgacCGGCAGCCCCCCGGGGTCCCTCCGGTGCGGGGCGGTGGGTCCGGGCGGTACCAGCCTGTGTGTGCCCCGGGCAGGGCCAGCAAGGAGCGGgggggcgcggcgcggggggccccgctgcagcacagcttcctcACCGACGTGTCCGACGTCTGCGAGATGGAGGGGGGGCTGCTCAGCCTCCTCAGCGACTTCCACTCCGGGAAGCTGCAGGCGTTCG GGAAGGAGTGCTCCTTCGAGCAGCTGGAACACgtgcgggagatgcaggagaaGCTGGCGCGGCTGCACTTCGGGCTCGACGGCTGCGTGGAGGAGCTGCCCGAGGAGCAGAAGAAGGTGGCGGCTGACAGGAACCTGGACCAGCTGCTGGCACAC CTGGAGGAGCTCAGCAGCTCCAT ACAGAAGCTGCACTTGGCCGAGAGCCCGGACCCCGAGGACGCGGCCGCCTga
- the CCDC28B gene encoding coiled-coil domain-containing protein 28B isoform X2: MQIPALGLRGRVSGGLEDAAGPGPGAGSVPGAGSGLSAGQSPPDGRRLRTKGLPQPPAPLQRRGRDREAPTRLLVPGSELPIPPGAPGAARSSPGEPNPARSGQTPAGPRGPGAGKGPPRAAPVPRRVPGAGMEERRKKRSPKTCLAQPPPPGAPRPLPPSKSASFALPLPAQPSPRQRARLRRASKERGGAARGAPLQHSFLTDVSDVCEMEGGLLSLLSDFHSGKLQAFGKECSFEQLEHVREMQEKLARLHFGLDGCVEELPEEQKKVAADRNLDQLLAHLEELSSSIQKLHLAESPDPEDAAA, from the exons ATGCAAATCCCggcgctggggctgcggggacgAGTGTCCGGCGGGCTCGAGGACGCGGCCGGGCCGGGACCGGGGGCTGGGTCGGTACCAGGGGCCGGATCGGGGCTCAGCGCGGGTCAGTCCCCGCCGGACGGCCGGAGGCTACGGACAAAGGGgctcccgcagcccccggcTCCGCTCCAGCGCAGGGGCCGCGATCGCGAAGCCCCAACCCGGCTGCTGGTGCCCGGGTCCGAGCTCCCGATACCGCCCGGAGCTCCCGGTGCCGCCCGGAGCTCCCCGGGGGAACCCAACCCCGCCCGCTCCGGGCAGACCCCGGCGGGGCCCAGAGGCCCCGGTGCGGGGAAGGGGCCACCGAGAGCCGCGCCCGTCCCGCGCAGGGTCCCCGGTGCCGGGATGGAGGAGCGGAGGAAGAAGCGGAGCCCCAAGACCTGCCTGGCGCAGCCGCCGCCCCCTGGAGCCCCCCGGCCGCTGCCCCCCAGCAAAAGCGCGTCCTTcgcgctgccgctgcccgcCCAGCCCTCGCCCCGCCAGCGCGCCCGGCTCCGGCG GGCCAGCAAGGAGCGGgggggcgcggcgcggggggccccgctgcagcacagcttcctcACCGACGTGTCCGACGTCTGCGAGATGGAGGGGGGGCTGCTCAGCCTCCTCAGCGACTTCCACTCCGGGAAGCTGCAGGCGTTCG GGAAGGAGTGCTCCTTCGAGCAGCTGGAACACgtgcgggagatgcaggagaaGCTGGCGCGGCTGCACTTCGGGCTCGACGGCTGCGTGGAGGAGCTGCCCGAGGAGCAGAAGAAGGTGGCGGCTGACAGGAACCTGGACCAGCTGCTGGCACAC CTGGAGGAGCTCAGCAGCTCCAT ACAGAAGCTGCACTTGGCCGAGAGCCCGGACCCCGAGGACGCGGCCGCCTga
- the TXLNA gene encoding alpha-taxilin isoform X2 — MKNQGGETKAAPRPGSASKLVLEDGDSPEAAAPLEASLAQEDTKSSRPAVRDVSEELSRQLEDILNTYCVDASQEGAGEDGGQSEPTETEEAEKCRSESPRNGDQETGGPEMNGEKENTKGTEEFRPGEECGERDQKKAQEKKKAKGLGKEITLLMQTLNTLSTPEEKLAALCKKYAELLEEHRTSQKQMKILQKKQTQLVQEKDHLQSEHSKAILARSKLESLCRELQRHNRTLKEEGVQRAREEEEKRKEVTSHFQVTLNDIQLQMEQHNERNSKLRQENMELAERLKKLIEQYELREEHIDKVFKHKDLQQQLVDAKLQQAQEMLKEAEERHQREKDFLLKEAVASQRMCELMKQQETHLKQQLALYTEKFEEFQNTLSKSSEVFTTFKQEMEKMTKKIKKLEKETTMYRSRWESSNKALLEMAEEKTLRDKELEGLQVKIQRLEKLCRALQTERNDLNKKVQDLCAHTPRADTDPSEPSKDPPRDGPEAAAGGSAAEQDCLHSGKPPHGADPAESLGELSTGASGQSGTEEGAQGAA; from the exons ATGAAGAACCAAGGCGGGGAGACCAAAGCTGCCCCCCGGCCTGGCAGCGCTTCCAAACTGGTGCTGGAGGATGGGGACTCACCGGAGGCCGCAGCACCCCTGGAAg CTTCTCTCGCACAGGAGGACACCAAGTCCTCCCGGCCCGCCGTGCGGGACGTCTCCGAAGAGCTGAGCCGGCAGCTCGAGGACATCTTGAACACGTACTGCGTGGATGCCAGCCAGGAGGGCGCGGGCGAGGACGGTGGCCAGAGCGAGCCCACCGAGACGGAAGAAGCCGAGAAGTGTCGCAGCGAGTCCCCGAGGAACGGTGACCAGGAGACGGGCGGCCCCGAGATGAACGGCgagaaggaaaacacaaaggGGACTGAAGAGTTTCGACCCGGCGAGGAGTGTGGGGAGCGGGATCAGAAGAAGgctcaggagaaaaagaaagccaagggcCTAG GCAAAGAAATCACTTTGCTGATGCAGACGCTGAACACCCTGAGCACGCCAGAGGAGAAACTAGCAGCGCTGTGCAAGAAATACGCTGAGCTG CTGGAAGAGCATCGCACCTCCCAGAAACAGATGAAGATCTTGCAGAAGAAGCAGACGCAGCTGGTGCAAGAGAAGGATCACCTGCAGAGCGAGCACAGCAAGGCCATCCTggcccgcagcaagctggagaGCCTGTGCCGCGAGCTGCAGAGACACAACCGTACCCTCAAG GAGGAGGGTGTCCAGCGTGCacgggaggaagaggagaagcgGAAGGAGGTGACATCCCACTTCCAGGTGACACTGAACGACATTCAGCTCCAGATGGAGCAGCACAACGAGCGGAACTCCAAGCTGCGCCAGGAGAACATGGAGCTGGCGGAGCGGCTCAAGAAGCTCATCGAGCAGTACGAGCTGCGGGAGGAG CACATCGACAAGGTGTTCAAACACAAggacctgcagcagcagctggtggacGCCAAACTCCAGCAGGCGCAGGAGATGCTGAAGGAGGCCGAGGAGAGACACCAGCGGGAGAAGGACTTT ctgctgaAGGAAGCGGTGGCCTCGCAGAGGATGTGCGAGCTGATGAAGCAGCAGGAGACCCATCTCAAGCAGCAG CTCGCTCTCTACACGGAGAAGTTTGAAGAATTCCAGAACACCCTTTCCAAAAGCAGTGAAGTGTTCACGACCTTTAAACAGGAGATGGAGAAG ATGACAAAGAAAATcaagaagctggagaaggagacCACGATGTATCGCTCTCGCTGGGAGAGCAGCAACAAGGCTCTGCTGGAGATGGCTGAGGAG AAAACCCTTCGGGACAAAGAGCTAGAGGGGCTTCAGGTGAAAATCCAGCGCTTGGAGAAGCTGTGCCGAGCCCTGCAGACGGAACGCAACGACCTCAACAAGAAGGTGCAGGACCTGTGTGCCCACACACCCCGCGCAGACACGGACCCCTCGGAGCCTTCGAAGGACCCACCACGAGACGGCCccgaggcggcggcgggaggtTCTGCAGCCGAGCAGGATTGTCTGCACTCGGGAAAGCCGCCGCACGGCGCGGATCCTGCGGAGAGCCTGGGAGAACTGAGCACAGGAGCCTCGGGGCAGAGCGGGACTGAGGAGGGGGCTCAGGGCGCTGCCTGA
- the TXLNA gene encoding alpha-taxilin isoform X1 has translation MKNQGGETKAAPRPGSASKLVLEDGDSPEAAAPLEASLAQEDTKSSRPAVRDVSEELSRQLEDILNTYCVDASQEGAGEDGGQSEPTETEEAEKCRSESPRNGDQETGGPEMNGEKENTKGTEEFRPGEECGERDQKKAQEKKKAKGLGKEITLLMQTLNTLSTPEEKLAALCKKYAELLEEHRTSQKQMKILQKKQTQLVQEKDHLQSEHSKAILARSKLESLCRELQRHNRTLKEEGVQRAREEEEKRKEVTSHFQVTLNDIQLQMEQHNERNSKLRQENMELAERLKKLIEQYELREEHIDKVFKHKDLQQQLVDAKLQQAQEMLKEAEERHQREKDFLLKEAVASQRMCELMKQQETHLKQQLALYTEKFEEFQNTLSKSSEVFTTFKQEMEKMTKKIKKLEKETTMYRSRWESSNKALLEMAEEVRRLEQHADVLCGLGLELRGGQTSNPGLSFGPLKTRKPPRCWKNPSGQRARGASGENPALGEAVPSPADGTQRPQQEGAGPVCPHTPRRHGPLGAFEGPTTRRPRGGGGRFCSRAGLSALGKAAARRGSCGEPGRTEHRSLGAERD, from the exons ATGAAGAACCAAGGCGGGGAGACCAAAGCTGCCCCCCGGCCTGGCAGCGCTTCCAAACTGGTGCTGGAGGATGGGGACTCACCGGAGGCCGCAGCACCCCTGGAAg CTTCTCTCGCACAGGAGGACACCAAGTCCTCCCGGCCCGCCGTGCGGGACGTCTCCGAAGAGCTGAGCCGGCAGCTCGAGGACATCTTGAACACGTACTGCGTGGATGCCAGCCAGGAGGGCGCGGGCGAGGACGGTGGCCAGAGCGAGCCCACCGAGACGGAAGAAGCCGAGAAGTGTCGCAGCGAGTCCCCGAGGAACGGTGACCAGGAGACGGGCGGCCCCGAGATGAACGGCgagaaggaaaacacaaaggGGACTGAAGAGTTTCGACCCGGCGAGGAGTGTGGGGAGCGGGATCAGAAGAAGgctcaggagaaaaagaaagccaagggcCTAG GCAAAGAAATCACTTTGCTGATGCAGACGCTGAACACCCTGAGCACGCCAGAGGAGAAACTAGCAGCGCTGTGCAAGAAATACGCTGAGCTG CTGGAAGAGCATCGCACCTCCCAGAAACAGATGAAGATCTTGCAGAAGAAGCAGACGCAGCTGGTGCAAGAGAAGGATCACCTGCAGAGCGAGCACAGCAAGGCCATCCTggcccgcagcaagctggagaGCCTGTGCCGCGAGCTGCAGAGACACAACCGTACCCTCAAG GAGGAGGGTGTCCAGCGTGCacgggaggaagaggagaagcgGAAGGAGGTGACATCCCACTTCCAGGTGACACTGAACGACATTCAGCTCCAGATGGAGCAGCACAACGAGCGGAACTCCAAGCTGCGCCAGGAGAACATGGAGCTGGCGGAGCGGCTCAAGAAGCTCATCGAGCAGTACGAGCTGCGGGAGGAG CACATCGACAAGGTGTTCAAACACAAggacctgcagcagcagctggtggacGCCAAACTCCAGCAGGCGCAGGAGATGCTGAAGGAGGCCGAGGAGAGACACCAGCGGGAGAAGGACTTT ctgctgaAGGAAGCGGTGGCCTCGCAGAGGATGTGCGAGCTGATGAAGCAGCAGGAGACCCATCTCAAGCAGCAG CTCGCTCTCTACACGGAGAAGTTTGAAGAATTCCAGAACACCCTTTCCAAAAGCAGTGAAGTGTTCACGACCTTTAAACAGGAGATGGAGAAG ATGACAAAGAAAATcaagaagctggagaaggagacCACGATGTATCGCTCTCGCTGGGAGAGCAGCAACAAGGCTCTGCTGGAGATGGCTGAGGAGGTgaggaggctggagcagcacGCGGATGTGTTGTGTGGCCTtgggctggagctgaggggaggccaaacctcaaatcctgggctcagttttgggcctctcaagACAAGAAAGCCCccgaggtgctgga AAAACCCTTCGGGACAAAGAGCTAGAGGGGCTTCAGGTGAAAATCCAGCGCTTGGAGAAGCTGTGCCGAGCCCTGCAGACGGAACGCAACGACCTCAACAAGAAGGTGCAGGACCTGTGTGCCCACACACCCCGCGCAGACACGGACCCCTCGGAGCCTTCGAAGGACCCACCACGAGACGGCCccgaggcggcggcgggaggtTCTGCAGCCGAGCAGGATTGTCTGCACTCGGGAAAGCCGCCGCACGGCGCGGATCCTGCGGAGAGCCTGGGAGAACTGAGCACAGGAGCCTCGGGGCAGAGCGGGACTGA